Proteins co-encoded in one Oharaeibacter diazotrophicus genomic window:
- a CDS encoding amidohydrolase family protein gives MSRFDHVFRAAALPGRDGLADVAVAGGRIVDIGTGFTCEAGETDVGGRLLFAGFVETHIHLDKAGIVGRCRICAGTLAEAVAETARAKAAFTVEDVYERAARVVEKAILAGTTRLRTFVEVDPRVDLRAFEAIRAVKARYAAAIEIEMCAFAQEGLTNEPATEVLIDRALADGADLVGGCPYTDPDPAEHVRRIFALAERHGVAVDFHLDFDLDPTRSDLPTVIAETVARGYGGRVSVGHVTKLSAVAPEVFAETGRRLADAGVAVTVLPATDLYLTGRGADRLVPRGVTPAHRLAALGVTASIATNNVLNPFTPFGDASLIRMANLYATVAQAGTAEELATVFRMVSDMAARILSPTRGHGVAVGAPADLVILDAPSPAAAVAEIATPRAAWKNGRPVFDRPAVARYWEAGAAGPLTTG, from the coding sequence ATGAGCCGCTTCGACCACGTCTTCCGCGCCGCCGCCCTGCCCGGCCGCGACGGTCTCGCCGACGTGGCGGTCGCCGGCGGCCGGATCGTGGATATCGGCACCGGGTTCACCTGCGAGGCCGGCGAGACCGACGTCGGCGGTCGGCTGTTGTTCGCCGGCTTCGTCGAGACCCACATTCATCTCGACAAGGCCGGCATCGTCGGGCGCTGCCGGATCTGCGCCGGCACGCTGGCCGAGGCGGTGGCCGAGACCGCGCGCGCCAAGGCGGCCTTCACGGTGGAGGACGTCTACGAACGGGCCGCGCGGGTGGTCGAAAAGGCGATCCTCGCCGGCACCACGCGGCTCAGGACCTTCGTCGAAGTGGATCCCAGGGTGGACCTCCGGGCCTTCGAGGCGATCCGCGCCGTGAAGGCGCGCTACGCCGCGGCGATCGAGATCGAGATGTGCGCCTTCGCGCAGGAGGGTCTCACCAACGAACCGGCCACCGAGGTCCTGATCGACCGCGCGCTCGCGGACGGCGCCGACCTCGTCGGCGGCTGTCCCTACACCGATCCGGACCCGGCCGAACACGTGCGGCGGATCTTCGCGCTCGCCGAGCGCCACGGCGTCGCGGTCGACTTCCACCTCGACTTCGACCTCGACCCGACCCGCTCCGACCTGCCGACGGTGATCGCCGAGACGGTGGCGCGCGGCTACGGCGGACGGGTGTCGGTCGGCCACGTCACCAAACTGTCGGCGGTGGCGCCGGAGGTGTTCGCCGAGACGGGCCGGCGGCTCGCCGACGCCGGCGTGGCGGTGACCGTGCTGCCGGCGACCGACCTCTACCTGACCGGCCGCGGCGCCGACCGGCTGGTGCCGCGCGGGGTGACGCCGGCGCACCGGCTGGCGGCGCTCGGCGTCACCGCCTCGATCGCCACCAACAACGTGCTGAACCCGTTCACGCCCTTCGGCGACGCCAGCCTGATCCGCATGGCCAACCTCTACGCCACCGTCGCCCAGGCCGGCACGGCGGAGGAACTCGCGACGGTGTTCCGGATGGTCTCGGACATGGCGGCGCGGATCCTGTCGCCGACACGCGGCCACGGCGTCGCGGTCGGCGCGCCCGCGGATCTCGTGATCCTCGACGCCCCCTCCCCCGCCGCCGCGGTCGCGGAGATCGCGACGCCGCGCGCCGCATGGAAGAACGGCCGGCCGGTGTTCGACCGGCCGGCCGTCGCGCGCTATTGGGAGGCTGGTGCCGCGGGGCCGCTCACCACTGGCTGA
- a CDS encoding amidohydrolase family protein, with protein sequence MAEPEFLIVADAVVRGVAADGTAEIERYAAIRVAGGAIAEIGPAATLTAAWPGLPVEGGRGLVAIPGLVNGHHHFGLTPLMLGVPLAPLELWLPQFRGMRGVGARLDTLYSAIEMLETGTTTVQHIQGGLSGPEEGWDRIVDPVVEAYREIGMRVSWSFMIRDRNQLTYEDDETFLARLPEDVAAHFGAQTRAALAPIGRHMAFFEAAAARWRERDPDRVRLQLAPANLHWCTDDTLTAIFDTARRNGAKVHMHLIETERQAAFARRHTGRSAVGHLAALGCLGPDVTLGHGIWTSPDDLDLLAEHRCRICHNASSGLRLASGIAPVTEMQRRGIPVALGIDQSNIDDDRDMFTEMRLVHALHRQASMFGHRPSPAEVFAMATEHGAATTGFEGRIGRLDPGRAADVVTVDWASVTRPYVEPETPLVDALVLRSRKGMVRGVFVGGREVVRDGRCTLVDREAVHAEIAERLSRPPTAAEIRAKEMVSRLMPHLEAWFRAHPDHGDVRPYRYNAMADR encoded by the coding sequence ATGGCCGAACCCGAGTTCCTGATCGTCGCCGACGCGGTGGTGCGCGGCGTCGCCGCCGACGGCACGGCCGAGATCGAGCGCTACGCGGCGATTCGGGTCGCGGGTGGGGCGATCGCCGAGATCGGGCCGGCGGCGACGCTGACCGCGGCGTGGCCGGGACTGCCGGTCGAGGGCGGCCGCGGCCTCGTCGCCATCCCCGGCCTCGTCAACGGCCACCATCACTTCGGCCTGACGCCGCTGATGCTGGGCGTGCCGCTCGCCCCGCTGGAACTGTGGCTGCCGCAGTTTCGCGGCATGCGCGGCGTCGGCGCCCGGCTCGACACGCTCTATTCCGCGATCGAGATGCTGGAGACCGGCACCACCACGGTGCAGCACATCCAGGGCGGCCTGTCCGGCCCCGAGGAGGGCTGGGACCGCATCGTCGACCCGGTGGTGGAGGCCTATCGCGAGATCGGCATGCGGGTGTCGTGGTCCTTCATGATCCGCGACCGCAACCAGCTGACCTACGAGGACGACGAGACCTTCCTCGCCCGCCTGCCCGAGGACGTCGCGGCGCATTTCGGCGCGCAGACGCGCGCGGCGCTGGCGCCGATCGGGCGGCACATGGCCTTCTTCGAGGCCGCGGCGGCGCGCTGGCGCGAGCGCGATCCCGATCGCGTCCGCCTGCAGCTCGCCCCGGCCAACCTGCACTGGTGCACCGACGACACGCTGACGGCGATCTTCGACACCGCACGGCGGAACGGCGCCAAGGTGCACATGCACCTGATCGAGACCGAGCGCCAGGCCGCCTTCGCCCGCCGCCACACCGGACGGAGCGCCGTCGGCCACCTCGCCGCGCTCGGCTGCCTCGGGCCGGACGTCACCCTCGGCCACGGCATCTGGACGAGCCCCGACGACCTCGACCTCCTCGCCGAGCACCGCTGCCGGATCTGCCACAACGCGAGTTCCGGCCTCCGCCTCGCCAGCGGCATCGCGCCGGTGACGGAGATGCAGCGGCGCGGCATCCCCGTCGCGCTCGGCATCGACCAGTCCAACATCGACGACGACCGCGACATGTTCACCGAGATGCGGCTGGTCCACGCCCTGCACAGGCAGGCGTCGATGTTCGGCCACCGCCCCTCCCCCGCCGAGGTGTTCGCGATGGCGACCGAGCACGGCGCCGCCACCACCGGCTTCGAGGGCCGGATCGGCCGGCTCGATCCCGGCCGGGCCGCCGACGTGGTGACGGTCGACTGGGCGAGCGTGACCCGTCCCTACGTCGAGCCGGAGACGCCGCTCGTCGACGCCCTGGTGCTGCGCAGCCGCAAGGGCATGGTGCGCGGCGTCTTCGTCGGTGGCCGCGAGGTGGTGCGCGACGGCCGCTGCACCCTGGTCGACCGCGAGGCCGTCCACGCCGAGATCGCCGAGCGGTTGTCGCGACCGCCGACCGCGGCCGAGATACGCGCAAAGGAGATGGTGAGCCGGCTGATGCCGCATCTCGAGGCGTGGTTCCGCGCCCACCCCGACCACGGCGACGTCCGCCCCTACCGCTACAACGCCATGGCCGACCGATGA
- a CDS encoding response regulator transcription factor → MNRTSRSGRRPRVFLALADVEVAAALADHLDRSGFDVRIAPNGGATPDAVTVWGADAAVIDLDRVDVAGLALAEDVLHGAAPGAAPVVVLVAAAGDTVGRIVGLEIGADDVVTRPVSPRELTARLRALLGRVGRPTGRGRVVRIGGVGVDVDLQTIVAANGEERPLAPSEFALLKCFLDAPTRVFTRDELIERAPASDDDVMDRAIDRRIARLRRKLEGPDGDPLVEAVRGEGYRLTRHALAQLSG, encoded by the coding sequence GTGAACCGAACCAGCCGATCCGGCCGCCGGCCCCGCGTTTTCCTCGCGCTCGCGGACGTCGAGGTCGCGGCGGCCCTCGCCGACCATCTCGACCGTTCCGGTTTCGACGTCCGCATCGCCCCGAACGGCGGCGCGACGCCGGACGCGGTTACGGTCTGGGGGGCGGACGCCGCGGTGATCGACCTAGACCGGGTCGACGTCGCCGGCCTCGCCCTCGCCGAGGACGTCCTGCACGGCGCCGCCCCCGGCGCCGCCCCGGTCGTCGTGCTGGTCGCCGCCGCCGGCGACACGGTCGGGCGCATCGTCGGGCTCGAGATCGGCGCCGACGACGTCGTGACGCGGCCGGTGTCGCCACGCGAACTGACCGCCCGTCTGCGCGCACTGCTCGGTCGCGTCGGCCGGCCGACCGGGCGCGGCCGCGTCGTCCGGATCGGCGGCGTCGGCGTCGACGTCGACCTGCAGACCATCGTCGCGGCAAACGGCGAGGAGCGGCCGCTGGCCCCGTCCGAGTTCGCGCTGCTGAAGTGCTTCCTCGACGCGCCCACCCGGGTCTTCACCCGCGACGAACTGATCGAGCGCGCGCCCGCCAGCGACGACGACGTGATGGACCGGGCGATCGACCGCCGCATCGCGCGGCTGCGCCGCAAGCTCGAGGGGCCGGACGGCGATCCCCTGGTGGAGGCGGTGCGGGGCGAGGGCTACCGGCTCACCCGCCACGCGCTGGCGCAGCTGTCGGGCTGA
- a CDS encoding response regulator transcription factor, with amino-acid sequence MGNPLVLVVEDEIDLRDAVVEYLGEMEFDAHGVSDGAAMRAAVAARMPAVVVLDIALPGETGLALCRWLRRETPAGIIMATAAGQPLDRVVGLELGADDYVVKPYELRELLARVRSVVRRIARAPAPLDPAPVLAPAAPAMLPVGAFRLDPRGLRLVDPAGAEVHLTQTELALVRIFAERPGRVLSRTALAELVGARGDGRAIDIAVMRLRKKLEHGPAGDQPIRTVRGEGYRLDGTGS; translated from the coding sequence GTGGGCAATCCGCTGGTTCTCGTCGTCGAGGACGAGATCGACCTGCGCGACGCGGTGGTCGAGTATCTCGGCGAGATGGAGTTCGACGCCCACGGGGTGTCGGACGGTGCCGCCATGCGCGCCGCGGTGGCGGCGCGGATGCCGGCCGTCGTGGTGCTCGACATCGCACTGCCCGGCGAGACCGGCCTCGCACTCTGCCGCTGGTTGCGCCGGGAAACCCCCGCCGGCATCATCATGGCGACGGCCGCCGGCCAGCCGCTCGACCGCGTCGTCGGGCTCGAGCTCGGCGCCGACGACTATGTCGTCAAGCCCTACGAGCTCCGAGAGCTGCTCGCCCGCGTGCGCAGCGTCGTCCGCCGGATCGCCCGCGCGCCCGCGCCGCTCGATCCGGCGCCGGTGCTCGCCCCGGCCGCCCCGGCGATGCTGCCGGTCGGCGCCTTCCGGCTCGATCCGCGCGGCCTGCGCCTCGTCGACCCCGCCGGCGCAGAGGTGCACCTGACCCAGACCGAACTCGCGCTGGTGCGCATCTTCGCCGAGCGTCCCGGCCGGGTGCTGTCGCGCACGGCGCTGGCGGAGTTGGTCGGCGCCCGCGGCGACGGCCGCGCCATCGACATCGCGGTGATGCGGCTGCGCAAGAAGCTCGAGCACGGGCCGGCCGGCGACCAGCCGATCCGGACCGTGCGGGGAGAGGGATATCGTCTCGATGGCACCGGAAGCTGA
- a CDS encoding ATP-binding protein: MAPEAEAGRLSSRYRRLVTLVGATVVVILALLIAREFENQVARDLELSATIARERLSAIETVVRIADAHVDGLRAAMERSLGAGAPPRDPRPGAVALRTEAAPVDLLGAPKAADAHRLGTLTVVPSRAHGRAGFAAEADAAFDLFVASGAVHGGNAFLKWSYFFSEARDMVAIYPWMDIAANGPRDVPIIDVFDGYFGYDVYRMVTPAENRASAAVWVPVYFDAGNAGLMVSHNAPVVVGGAFRGMVGTDVLLSALSDRLLAPSMPDLGIVVVDQSGSVVADTDRVAATADRITPAADLLPAALDAIPLGRFVRHGDTYASAVKVAGTPWTAVTLVPAGVVLGDAAFGVLPYCLYLVLLAATLGLAFAAIGRRFVAPAIGLVATIESQARGERAEVAAVPPAWKPWIDRVLALFAEQRATLDSLHRAESKSAAVIDVALDAVVTTDAAGRVVDFNPAAEAMFGIPRADAVGKPIGGLIVPHALREAHEAGMARFGRTRQSHVLGRRVELQALHASGRIFPVELQIHALAGAGDVAYAAYVRDLTEQRAVAAALADQREKLHQAEKLTAMGSLLAGLAHELNNPLAIVTAQTSLLEELASDPPIRARATKIRAAADRCGRIVRTFLAMARKQAPQRSSVDVRAIVTAALDILAYGLRSNGVTVETRLPADLPAVEADSDQLGQVVINMVVNAQQAFGDRTGERRIWVSVGRGDGTVEIEIADNGPGIPEAVRGRIFEAFFTTKPVGVGTGIGLAVCRSIVEAHGGRIEAGERPGGGARFRILLPAATGTLAAPDAAAATAAASDGRRPVLVVDDEHEVAESLADFLELDGCAVTMAHSIADGLAAIAGRRFEVVFCDLRMPGGGGTAFWTEVARRDPALAERFVFVTGDMVAGPETLRGAAAGRPVRILEKPFDRPAIRALLAEVADAGAPS, from the coding sequence ATGGCACCGGAAGCTGAAGCCGGGCGGCTGTCGAGCCGCTACCGCCGCCTCGTCACGCTGGTCGGCGCCACGGTGGTGGTGATCCTGGCGCTGCTGATCGCGCGCGAGTTCGAGAACCAGGTCGCGCGCGACCTCGAGCTCTCCGCCACCATCGCCCGCGAGCGGCTGTCGGCGATCGAGACCGTGGTGCGGATCGCCGACGCCCACGTCGACGGCCTGCGCGCGGCGATGGAGCGCTCGCTCGGCGCCGGCGCGCCCCCGCGCGACCCGCGCCCCGGCGCGGTGGCGCTGCGCACCGAGGCGGCACCGGTCGACCTGCTCGGCGCGCCGAAGGCCGCCGACGCGCACCGGCTCGGCACGCTGACCGTGGTGCCGAGCCGCGCCCACGGACGCGCCGGCTTCGCCGCCGAGGCCGACGCCGCCTTCGACCTCTTCGTCGCCTCCGGCGCCGTCCACGGCGGCAACGCCTTCCTGAAATGGAGCTACTTCTTCTCGGAAGCCCGCGACATGGTCGCGATCTATCCGTGGATGGACATCGCCGCCAACGGGCCGCGCGACGTTCCGATCATCGACGTCTTCGACGGCTACTTCGGCTACGACGTCTACCGCATGGTCACGCCGGCCGAGAACCGGGCCTCCGCCGCGGTCTGGGTGCCGGTCTATTTCGACGCCGGCAACGCCGGCCTGATGGTGTCGCACAACGCCCCCGTGGTGGTCGGCGGCGCCTTCCGCGGCATGGTCGGCACCGACGTGCTCCTCAGCGCCCTGTCCGACCGGCTGCTGGCGCCGTCGATGCCGGACCTCGGCATCGTCGTCGTCGACCAGAGCGGCTCGGTGGTCGCCGACACCGACCGGGTCGCGGCCACCGCCGACCGGATCACGCCCGCCGCCGATCTCCTGCCCGCCGCGCTCGACGCGATCCCGCTCGGCCGTTTCGTCCGCCACGGCGACACCTACGCCTCGGCGGTCAAGGTCGCCGGCACGCCCTGGACCGCGGTGACGCTGGTGCCGGCCGGCGTGGTCCTCGGCGACGCCGCCTTCGGCGTGCTGCCCTACTGCCTCTACCTGGTGCTGCTCGCCGCCACGCTCGGCCTCGCCTTCGCCGCGATCGGCCGACGCTTCGTCGCCCCGGCGATCGGGCTGGTCGCCACCATCGAGAGCCAGGCCCGCGGCGAGCGCGCCGAGGTGGCGGCGGTGCCGCCGGCGTGGAAGCCGTGGATCGACCGGGTGCTCGCCCTGTTCGCCGAGCAGCGCGCGACGCTCGACAGCCTGCACCGCGCCGAATCGAAGTCGGCCGCCGTGATCGACGTCGCCCTCGACGCCGTCGTCACCACCGACGCCGCCGGCCGCGTCGTCGACTTCAACCCCGCGGCGGAGGCGATGTTCGGCATTCCCCGCGCCGACGCGGTCGGCAAACCGATCGGTGGGCTGATCGTGCCGCACGCGCTGCGCGAGGCCCACGAGGCCGGCATGGCGCGTTTCGGCCGGACCCGCCAGTCGCACGTGCTCGGCCGCCGCGTCGAGCTCCAGGCCCTGCACGCCTCCGGGCGGATCTTCCCGGTGGAGCTGCAGATCCACGCCCTCGCCGGCGCCGGCGACGTCGCCTACGCCGCCTATGTGCGCGACCTCACCGAACAGCGCGCGGTCGCCGCCGCGCTCGCGGACCAGCGGGAGAAGCTGCATCAGGCCGAAAAGCTGACGGCGATGGGCTCGCTGCTCGCCGGCCTCGCCCACGAGCTCAACAACCCGCTGGCGATCGTCACCGCGCAGACCTCGCTGCTGGAGGAACTCGCCTCCGACCCGCCGATCCGCGCCCGCGCCACCAAGATCCGCGCCGCCGCCGACCGCTGCGGCCGGATCGTGCGCACCTTCCTGGCGATGGCGCGCAAGCAGGCGCCGCAGCGCTCCAGCGTCGACGTCCGCGCCATCGTGACGGCGGCGCTCGACATCCTCGCCTACGGGTTGAGATCGAACGGCGTCACGGTCGAGACGCGCCTGCCGGCCGACCTGCCGGCGGTGGAGGCCGATTCCGACCAGCTCGGCCAGGTCGTGATCAACATGGTGGTCAACGCCCAGCAGGCCTTCGGCGACCGCACCGGCGAACGCCGGATCTGGGTGTCGGTCGGCCGCGGCGACGGCACGGTCGAGATCGAGATCGCCGACAACGGCCCGGGCATCCCCGAGGCGGTGCGCGGCCGGATCTTCGAGGCCTTCTTCACGACCAAGCCGGTCGGCGTCGGCACCGGCATCGGCCTCGCGGTCTGCCGCAGCATCGTCGAGGCCCACGGCGGCCGGATCGAGGCCGGCGAACGGCCGGGCGGCGGTGCCCGCTTCCGCATCCTGCTGCCGGCGGCGACGGGCACGCTCGCGGCGCCGGACGCGGCGGCCGCGACCGCGGCGGCGTCCGACGGCCGCCGACCCGTGCTGGTGGTCGACGACGAGCACGAGGTCGCCGAGTCCCTCGCCGACTTCCTCGAACTCGACGGCTGCGCCGTCACCATGGCGCACTCGATCGCCGACGGCCTCGCCGCGATCGCCGGCCGCCGTTTCGAGGTGGTGTTCTGCGACCTCCGGATGCCCGGCGGCGGTGGCACCGCGTTCTGGACCGAGGTGGCCCGGCGCGACCCGGCGCTCGCCGAACGCTTCGTCTTCGTCACCGGCGACATGGTGGCCGGCCCCGAGACGTTGCGCGGCGCCGCTGCGGGACGCCCGGTGCGCATCCTGGAGAAGCCGTTCGACCGGCCGGCGATCCGCGCCCTCCTCGCCGAAGTCGCCGACGCGGGGGCGCCGTCGTGA
- a CDS encoding hybrid sensor histidine kinase/response regulator: MTASAGDPDGLVALVERVLVLFQTSWSWTETAPPVLATLGPGLSAERAVLLTVAETGEGGYAETCVGEWCADPAAPAWCSVAPARITAGRPPSAVVSTVLTAATDVRLAADFRALGIAGALAAPIFVSGRAWGTVLVASAGERSWSEAEASVLRTTARLFGDAIEMAASAMAASETVRRAIMDAAADAVLVLDETGAVADVNAAAVRMLGVDRAALTARDVAALVALPDGGPVLKRGTDGAVRPAIAGAEPVEAVVQGADGEPRAVELTLREMRVGDRRVIAANLHDLSSRRAAEAEIARQRERLHAAEKDAALGSLLAGVAHELNNPLAVVVAQTTLLEGKVAGTPFAERVAKIRSAADRCSRIVKGFLAMAKRSTPSRRTVDLDECVRGAVEMTAYGTRAAGIAVEVDLCGDLSDVSADSDQVTQVVANLILNAQHAMATAPDPRRIRVASRRAGANAEIAVEDNGPGVAAAIVEKIFEPYFTTKPVGAGTGIGLSVSRNVALAHGGGLAHEAIAGGGARFVLSLPLPERAAAPAPAPAGPVRVLIVDDEADVAGTLAEILEIFGATTTVATSVAEGLALARARHFAVVFSDLRMPGGGGIGLFRTLLAEGAAAGARLVLVTGDTVSAAGEVSAAGLADGVTLVEKPFTLADLRRLWSDLGAGA; the protein is encoded by the coding sequence GTGACGGCGAGCGCCGGCGATCCCGATGGGCTGGTGGCGCTGGTCGAGCGCGTGCTGGTGCTGTTCCAGACCTCGTGGAGCTGGACCGAGACGGCGCCGCCGGTGCTGGCGACCCTCGGCCCCGGCCTGTCCGCCGAGCGCGCCGTGCTGCTGACCGTCGCCGAGACCGGCGAGGGCGGCTATGCCGAGACCTGCGTCGGCGAATGGTGCGCCGATCCGGCGGCACCGGCGTGGTGCTCGGTCGCCCCGGCCCGCATCACCGCGGGACGGCCGCCGTCGGCGGTCGTCTCGACCGTGCTGACCGCCGCGACCGACGTCCGGCTCGCCGCCGATTTCCGCGCCCTCGGCATCGCCGGCGCGCTCGCGGCGCCGATCTTCGTCTCGGGCCGGGCCTGGGGCACGGTGCTGGTCGCCAGCGCCGGCGAGCGGAGCTGGAGCGAGGCCGAGGCGAGCGTCCTGCGCACCACCGCCCGCCTGTTCGGCGACGCCATCGAAATGGCGGCGAGCGCCATGGCGGCCAGCGAGACGGTGCGCCGCGCCATCATGGACGCCGCGGCCGACGCTGTCCTGGTGCTCGACGAGACCGGCGCCGTCGCCGACGTCAACGCCGCGGCGGTCCGGATGCTCGGCGTCGACCGCGCCGCCCTGACGGCGCGCGACGTCGCCGCCCTCGTCGCCCTGCCGGACGGTGGACCGGTCCTGAAGCGTGGTACCGACGGCGCGGTGCGCCCGGCGATCGCCGGCGCAGAGCCGGTCGAGGCTGTGGTCCAGGGCGCCGACGGCGAGCCGCGCGCGGTCGAGTTGACGCTGCGCGAGATGCGGGTCGGCGACCGCCGCGTCATCGCCGCCAACCTGCACGACCTCTCCAGCCGGCGCGCGGCCGAGGCCGAGATCGCCCGCCAGCGCGAGCGCCTGCACGCCGCCGAAAAGGACGCGGCGCTCGGCTCGCTGCTCGCCGGCGTCGCCCACGAGCTCAACAACCCGCTGGCGGTGGTGGTGGCGCAGACGACCCTGCTCGAGGGCAAGGTCGCCGGCACGCCCTTCGCCGAGCGCGTCGCCAAGATCCGTTCGGCCGCCGACCGCTGCAGCCGCATCGTCAAGGGCTTCCTGGCGATGGCCAAGCGCTCGACGCCGAGCCGGCGCACCGTCGATCTCGACGAATGCGTGCGCGGCGCCGTCGAGATGACCGCCTACGGCACCCGCGCCGCCGGCATCGCGGTCGAGGTCGACCTCTGCGGCGACCTCTCCGACGTCTCGGCCGACTCGGATCAGGTCACCCAGGTGGTCGCGAACCTGATCCTCAACGCCCAGCACGCCATGGCGACGGCGCCGGACCCGCGCCGGATCCGCGTCGCCTCGCGCCGGGCCGGCGCAAACGCCGAGATCGCCGTCGAGGACAACGGACCGGGCGTCGCGGCGGCGATCGTCGAGAAGATCTTCGAGCCCTACTTCACCACCAAGCCGGTCGGCGCCGGCACCGGCATCGGCCTGTCGGTGTCGCGCAACGTCGCGCTCGCCCACGGCGGCGGGCTCGCCCACGAGGCGATCGCCGGCGGCGGCGCCCGCTTCGTGTTGTCGCTGCCGCTGCCGGAACGCGCCGCCGCGCCGGCGCCCGCCCCCGCCGGGCCGGTCCGCGTGCTGATCGTCGACGACGAGGCCGACGTCGCCGGCACCCTCGCCGAGATCCTCGAGATCTTCGGCGCCACGACCACCGTGGCGACCTCGGTGGCCGAGGGCCTCGCACTCGCCCGCGCGCGGCACTTCGCCGTCGTCTTCTCCGACCTGCGCATGCCCGGCGGCGGCGGCATCGGCCTGTTCCGGACCCTCCTCGCGGAAGGTGCCGCCGCGGGAGCACGGCTCGTGCTCGTCACCGGCGACACAGTCTCGGCTGCCGGCGAGGTCTCGGCGGCGGGGCTCGCGGACGGCGTGACCCTGGTCGAGAAGCCCTTCACGCTCGCGGATCTTCGCCGGCTCTGGAGCGATCTCGGCGCAGGCGCGTGA
- a CDS encoding WGR domain-containing protein, which produces MPDAPIHLRRIDPARAMARFYALELAPTLFGPVALVRRWGRIGTAGRTLVELHDGEAAARAAAARWERAKRRRGYVDAG; this is translated from the coding sequence ATGCCCGACGCCCCGATCCACCTCCGCCGCATCGACCCCGCCCGCGCCATGGCGCGCTTCTACGCCCTCGAACTCGCGCCCACCCTGTTCGGCCCCGTCGCCCTCGTCCGCCGCTGGGGCCGCATCGGCACGGCGGGCCGCACCCTCGTGGAACTCCACGACGGCGAGGCGGCGGCGCGGGCGGCGGCCGCACGCTGGGAACGAGCGAAGCGGCGGCGCGGCTACGTGGACGCTGGGTGA
- a CDS encoding gamma-glutamyltransferase family protein: MLETVRGRRGMVTSPHHLASAAGRDVLRAGGTAVEAVVATAAMLAVVYPHMNHVGGDGFWLIAEPGRDPVGIDAAGAAGARVDDTLYAAAGLSAVPTRGPLAANTVAGTISGWEEALAISAGWQAPLPLAALLEQAIWYAENGYPVTRSQHELTAGKRAELEPSPGWADAFLDAGEVPAVGALQRQPALGAMLRRLAAAGLSDFYRGETARAIAADLAAAGSPIGADDLAGHRARRVTPLEVAIPGARLFNMTPPTQGVASLMILAIFARLGVGTGEGFEHVHGLVEATKRAFLARDAHVGCPSAMTIDPASLLADARLDAEAAAIDRARAAPWPHPPVPGDTVWLGAVDGEGRAASFIQSIFFEFGSGVVLPQTGVLWQNRGSSLRLDGAGPRRLAPGRKPFHTLNPAMARFDDGRSIVYGTMGGEGQPQTQAAVFSRYALFGQDLQAAVTAPRWLLGKTWGEGTVGLKLEDRFPPDLVAALRAAGHDVELLPAFTSTMGHAGAIVRHADGRLEGATDPRSDGAVGAW; this comes from the coding sequence ATGCTCGAAACGGTGAGGGGTCGGCGGGGCATGGTGACCAGCCCGCATCATCTGGCCTCGGCGGCCGGCCGCGACGTGCTGCGCGCCGGCGGCACCGCGGTCGAGGCCGTCGTCGCGACGGCGGCGATGCTGGCGGTGGTCTATCCGCACATGAACCACGTCGGCGGCGACGGCTTCTGGCTGATCGCCGAGCCCGGCCGCGACCCCGTCGGCATCGACGCCGCCGGCGCCGCCGGCGCGCGGGTCGACGACACCCTCTACGCCGCCGCCGGCCTCTCGGCCGTTCCGACCCGCGGCCCGCTCGCCGCCAACACCGTCGCCGGCACGATCTCCGGCTGGGAGGAGGCGCTGGCGATCTCGGCCGGCTGGCAGGCGCCGCTGCCGCTCGCCGCCCTCCTCGAGCAGGCGATCTGGTACGCCGAGAACGGCTATCCGGTCACCCGCAGCCAGCACGAACTGACCGCCGGGAAGCGCGCCGAACTCGAGCCCTCGCCCGGCTGGGCCGACGCCTTCCTCGACGCCGGCGAGGTGCCGGCCGTCGGCGCGCTCCAGCGCCAGCCCGCCCTCGGTGCCATGCTGCGCCGGCTCGCCGCCGCCGGTCTCTCCGACTTCTACCGCGGCGAAACCGCCCGCGCGATCGCCGCCGACCTCGCCGCCGCCGGTTCGCCGATCGGCGCCGACGACCTCGCCGGCCACCGCGCCCGCCGCGTGACGCCGCTCGAGGTCGCCATCCCCGGCGCCCGGCTCTTCAACATGACGCCGCCGACCCAGGGCGTCGCCTCGCTGATGATCCTCGCGATCTTCGCCCGGCTCGGCGTCGGCACGGGCGAGGGCTTCGAGCACGTCCACGGCCTCGTCGAGGCGACCAAGCGCGCTTTCCTCGCCCGCGACGCCCACGTCGGCTGTCCCTCGGCGATGACCATCGACCCGGCGAGCCTTCTCGCCGACGCCCGCCTCGACGCCGAGGCCGCCGCGATCGACCGCGCCCGCGCCGCGCCCTGGCCGCATCCGCCGGTGCCGGGCGACACGGTCTGGCTCGGCGCCGTCGACGGCGAGGGCCGCGCCGCGAGCTTCATCCAGTCGATCTTCTTCGAGTTCGGCTCCGGCGTCGTGCTGCCGCAGACGGGCGTACTGTGGCAGAACCGCGGCTCGTCGCTGCGCCTCGACGGCGCCGGCCCGCGCCGGCTCGCGCCCGGCCGCAAGCCGTTCCACACGCTCAACCCGGCGATGGCGCGCTTCGACGACGGCCGCAGCATAGTCTACGGCACCATGGGCGGCGAGGGCCAGCCGCAGACCCAGGCTGCCGTGTTCTCGCGCTACGCCCTGTTCGGCCAGGACCTCCAGGCCGCCGTCACCGCGCCGCGCTGGCTGCTCGGCAAGACCTGGGGCGAGGGCACCGTCGGCCTCAAGCTCGAGGACCGCTTCCCGCCCGACCTCGTCGCCGCGCTCCGCGCCGCCGGCCACGACGTCGAACTCCTGCCCGCCTTCACCTCCACCATGGGCCACGCCGGCGCCATCGTCCGCCACGCCGACGGCCGCCTGGAAGGCGCGACGGATCCGCGGTCGGACGGTGCGGTGGGGGCTTGGTGA